From Dryobates pubescens isolate bDryPub1 chromosome 22, bDryPub1.pri, whole genome shotgun sequence, the proteins below share one genomic window:
- the SPTY2D1 gene encoding protein SPT2 homolog: MDFRNILVMASEQQGLNSVPKRYSLAVGPPKKVPKVKGVESAAVQAFLRRQEEEKRKKALEERRKKEELLARRIELKHDRKARAMASRTKDNFYGYNGIPVEEKPKKRRTCENVAQASEAEHVTEDETEQLEYSQTESEYEQEEYEEKPSKAAVKPKAPPKRAPAPLNFEELLRLAEKKQHEPVEIKVVKKVEERPRTAEELREREFLVRKNKKVEMHKKSEKEVKNTGISSSSKKVTVQKEPGSAKLNKSSLDKHSTPKGSLSSSLSGTDKKSKAPAMTEKHSRSSASRFDQMEKTSQNGSLKSSTGSSHGKLPVNGVGKSVSSSHVPPSKPAANGAQKLPSAKESGLKKPTHTKSATAAALQHGVNSNAKRSGSSLGKGGPGHPGGSSSVGPGRSSSSSGMGPGRPGSSSNPGPGRLGSGSGVGPGRPAGSSSTGPGRPGSSSSVGLGRPGSSLASGPGRPASSTNAGPGRPGSSTGTGPGRPGAGQSTGPGRPGSSLGTGPGRPGINPSTGAKRPGSSLGTGPGRPGVGPSAGPGRPGSGVGAAVKPKCTVVSETISSKNLVTRPSNGQINGTRPFQGHRPVLHPQGLGRPPIGYKRQIEDDDDDDEYDSEMDDFIEDEGEPQEEISKHIREIFGYDRKRYKDESDYALRYMESSWREQQKEEARSLRLGVQEDLEELRREEEELKRKRQSKKLRTR, encoded by the exons AAAAGGTACAGTCTGGCTGTTGGCCCTCCCAAAAAGGTTCCAAAAGTCAAGGGTGTGGAGTCCGCAGCAGTGCAAGCGTTTCTCAGGCggcaagaagaagaaaaaaggaaaaaag CactggaagaaagaaggaagaaagaagaactCTTGGCTAGACGAATTGAACTGAAACATGACAGAAAGGCAAGAGCCATGGCCTCACGAACAAAGGATAATTTTTATGGCTATAATGGCATTCCTGTTGAAGAGAAGCCTAAAAAGAGGAGGACTTGTGAGAATGTTGCTCAGGCCTCAGAGGCTGAGCATGTAACAGAAGATGAAACTGAGCAACTTGAATACAGTCAGACTGAGTCTGAGTATGAGCAAGAAGAATATGAAGAGAAGCCATCGAAAGCTGCAGTGAAACCAAAGGCTCCTCCCAAAAGGGCACCAGCACCTCTGAATTTTGAAGAGCTCTTAAGGCTTGCTGAGAAAAAACAGCACGAACCAGTGGAAATCAAAGTAGTGAAAAAGGTAGAAGAGAGACCCAGAACAGCAGAAGAATTGAGGGAGAGGGAGTTCTTGGTACGCAAAAACAAAAAAGTAGAAATGCATAAAAAAAGTGAGAAGGAGGTAAAGAACACAGGGATATCCAGTTCTTCAAAAAAGGTGACTGTTCAGAAAGAACCTGGGAGTGCAAAACTTAACAAAAGCTCTCTAGACAAACATTCCACACCAAAAGGCAGCCTGTCATCTTCTCTCAGTGGTACTGATAAGAAATCCAAAGCACCAGCAATGACTgaaaaacattcaaggtcatcTGCCTCCAGGTTTGATCAAATGGAAAAAACCTCCCAAAATGGCTCCTTAAAAAGCTCCACTGGTAGCAGCCATGGTAAATTACCTGTCAATGGTGTTGGAAAGTCTGTCTCAAGCTCTCACGTGCCACCCTCAAAACCAGCAGCCAATGGGGCTCAGAAGCTGCCATCTGCGAAAGAATCTGGCCTGAAAAAGCCTACCCATACAAAATCAGCaactgctgcagcccttcagcacgGGGTCAACTCCAATGCAAAGCGATCAGGCAGCAGCTTAGGAAAAGGAGGGCCTGGACATCCAGGCGGCAGTTCAAGTGTAGGACCGGGGCGATCAAGCAGCAGTTCCGGTATGGGACCTGGaaggccaggcagcagctcgaACCCAGGACCTGGGCGACTGGGCAGTGGCTCAGGTGTGGGACCTGGAAGGCCAGCTGGCAGCTCAAGCACAGGACCTGGGcgaccaggcagcagctccagcgtGGGACTGGGGCGACCaggcagcagcttggccagcggACCAGGaaggccagccagcagcacaaatgCAGGACCTGGGCGACCAGGCAGCAGCACGGGTACAGGACCAGGAAGGCCAGGAGCTGGTCAAAGCACAGGACCTGGGCGACCAGGTAGCAGCTTGGGAACAGGACCTGGAAGGCCAGGAATCAATCCAAGCACAGGAGCCAAGcgcccaggcagcagcttgggAACAGGTCCGGGAAGGCCAGGAGTTGGCCCAAGCGCTGGACCTGGGCGGCCCGGCAGCGGCGTGGGTGCAGCTGTGAAACCCAAGTGTACTGTTGTATCAGAAACTATTTCTTCTAAAAACCTTGTCACAAGGCCTAGCAATGGACAGATAAATGGAACGAGACCTTTCCAAGGGCATAGACCTGTGCTTCATCCACAAG GTCTTGGAAGACCACCTATTGGTTACAAGAGACAAATAGAAgacgatgatgatgatgatgaatatGACTCTGAAATGGATGACTTCATTGAAGATGAAGGGGAACCCCAAGAAGAAATATCAAAGCATATTCGGGAAATATTTGGCTATGATcggaaaag ATACAAAGATGAAAGTGATTATGCCTTACGTTAcatggagagcagctggagagagcaacagAAAGAAGAAGCTAGGAG cttgagacttggtGTTCAGGAGGACTTAGAAGAATTGCGACGGGAAGAAGAAGAGTTAAAACGCAAGAGACAGTCGAAGAAGCTGAGGACACGTTAA